The Pseudopipra pipra isolate bDixPip1 chromosome 6, bDixPip1.hap1, whole genome shotgun sequence genome includes a region encoding these proteins:
- the LOC135416526 gene encoding LOW QUALITY PROTEIN: antigen WC1.1-like (The sequence of the model RefSeq protein was modified relative to this genomic sequence to represent the inferred CDS: inserted 2 bases in 1 codon) — translation MGKERETVSRARSRAGRGLCARRRARHVTGRQERPNGRDGIGIRIGTGIGTGIGTGIGIGTGIGTGTGIGTGIGIGIGTGTGIGTGIGIGTGIGTGTGIGTGIGIGIGTGTGIGTGIGTGVRRAGPAGRSRGSPGASPVPGAAGPAPAQGGLRGAGRERRGREGIEQRAGTGSAGGHGGDTGEPQTAGWHRAGAAGCGGVGNRGVPEGCVGVSGGVEGAGTRRCWARLRPLRAAGSGQLRLVGGGGRCAGRVEVNHDGEWGSVCIYDFESEALWATVVCRQLGCGRVAWSSPYAPFGQGSGRIWLHPFCSGTEEVLEECQHLGWGQHYCGHEWDVGVICTGEGGRXWPCRDTHLVPGCAGRAELCWCPSAEAVELRLVDGGGPCTGRVEVKLRAHWGSVADDNWDMEDAEVVCQQLGCGSAAGAYFAHDRFGTGTGPVNLAVVDCKGDEATLWDCKIRGWGPYNGTHDFDTAVICQGFSWLVGGDRACAGRLEVRQRQTWVGVCAEHVDMKVAQVVCRELGCGTALAIPGSGRFGAGTGPLWEGGFNCTGSEPLLSACARRVPHSQGCAGHATIICSPYTGFRLGNSSSGCAGRVEVAVRGTWGSVCATDWDLPNADVLCRHLGCGHAVTVPPGGSFGSGDGPLRPDAFGCSGSERHPGECPVAVLGEPPCSPGNAAAVNCSGTINSVRLVEGESRCDGRLEEAITTPAWRRVPVEQWKRWDVDMVCAVLGCGLPKEIYTALGTAPTALTSSSREVDTEDMPEEISDVSEMGPAPTSSPEEMVIVCSGSRRVRLAGGAGRCAGRVEVFAGGTWSSVCQERWDLRAAAVVCRELGCGAALEAPGSARFGPGPGTAWPYVVECAGSEESLWECPRSEGRECERGAGAGAVCSEQLSLRLAGGRGRCSGYLELLHNGTWGRVCATGTSPGTAAAVCRQLGCGDGGQLAPASAQQPAPAWLAWVGCEEGARSLWGCPSAPWHLHSCGPGGDAHVACAEDNPSETASTPCPDGAPCTAVPSSSGPAVARGTVPVPSGQVARGTVPVAVVLCVVLGTLLCLALGALAVLMCRARAWRRGPGRAVGAIPDAIYEELDYSAMPEYQEVPSRPGSPREGSVKKLLYYTGDSVEGSDIGAAPDGYDDAMAGILDGHNDATAGTLDGYDNATAVPEESPTPSTGDISEGVAQRGWICVPPTGGSCPTPSPPGATGDPPGQPPGHMDCDDVGTGALRTSQ, via the exons atgggaaaagagagagaaa CCGTTTCCCGCGCGCGCTCCCGAGCGGGGCGGGGCCTCTGCGCGCGCAGGCGGGCGCGTCACGTGACGGGGCGGCAGGAGCGTCCGAACGGCCGGGACGGGATCGGGATCAGGATCGGCACCGGGATCGGCACCGGGATCGGcaccgggatcgggatcggcaCCGGGATCGGGACCGGCACCGGGATCGGGACCGGGATCGGCATCGGGATCGGCACCGGGACCGGGATCGGcaccgggatcgggatcggcaCCGGGATCGGGACCGGCACCGGGATCGGGACCGGGATCGGCATCGGGATCGGCACCGGGACCGGGATCGGCACCGGGATCGGCACCGGGGTGAGACGGGCGGGGCCCGCCGGGCGGTCGCGGGGCTCCCCCGGGGCCTCCCCGGTGCCGGGAGCGGCCGGTCCAGCGCCGGCCCAGGGCGGgctgaggggagcggggcgggagcggaggggcCGTGAGGGGATCGAACAAAGGGCCGGGACCGGCTCGGCGGGGGGACACGGCGGGGACACCGGGGAGCCACAGACCGCGGGCTGGCACCGGGCAGGGGCCGCTGGCTGCGGGGGCGTCGGGAACCGTGGAGTCCCGGAAGG ctgtgTGGGGGTGAGTGGCGGGGTGGAGGGAGCGGGGACCCGCCGGTGCTGGGCCCGGCTCAGGCCCCTCCGTGCCGCAGGCTCCGGGCAGCTGCGGCTGgtggggggcggcgggcgctgtGCCGGACGCGTGGAGGTGAATCACGACGGTGAGTGGGGCTCTGTCTGCATCTACGACTTCGAATCGGAAGCCCTCTGGGCCACCGTGGTGTGCcggcagctgggctgtggccGCGTGGCCTGGTCGTCCCCATACGCCCCGTTCGGGCAGGGCAGCGGCAGGATCTGGCTCCATCCTTTCTGCAGCGGCACCgaggaggtgctggaggagtGTCAGCACTTAGGATGGGGCCAGCACTACTGCGGCCACGAGTGGGACGTGGGGGTGATCTGCACAGGTGAGGGGGGCAG CTGGCCGTGCCGGGACACCCATCTCGTGCCAGGGTGTGCCggcagggctgagctgtgctggtgtcCCAGTGCAGAGGCCGTGGAGCTGAGGCTGGTGGATGGCGGCGGTCCCTGCACCGGGAGGGTGGAGGTGAAGCTGCGAGCACACTGGGGCTCGGTGGCAGATGACAACTGGGACATGGAGGACGCCGAGGTggtgtgccagcagctgggctgtggctcGGCTGCCGGCGCCTACTTCGCCCACGACCGCTTTGGCACAGGGACCGGGCCCGTCAACCTGGCTGTGGTGGACTGCAAGGGGGACGAGGCCACACTCTGGGACTGCAAGATCCGTGGCTGGGGACCCTACAACGGTACCCATGATTTCGACACCGCCGTGATCTGCCAAG GGTTTTCCTGGCTGGTCGGAGGTGACAGAGCCTGTGCCGGGCGGTTGGAGGTGCGGCAGCGCCAGACCTGGGTTGGCGTCTGCGCGGAGCACGTGGACATGAAGGTGGCCCAGGTGGTGTGCCGGGAGCTGGGCTGCGGCACAGCGCTGGCCATCCCCGGCAGCGGCCGGTTTGGGGCAGGAACGGGGCCGCTGTGGGAGGGGGGGTTCAACTGCACCGGCAGCGAGCCCCTCCTCAGCGCCTGCGCCCGGCGGGTgccccacagccagggctgcGCTGGCCACGCCACCATCATCTGCTCCC CCTACACGGGCTTCCggctggggaacagcagctcgggCTGTGCCGGGCGGGTGGAGGTGGCGGTGAGGGGCACGTGGGGGTCCGTCTGCGCCACCGACTGGGACCTGCCCAATGCCGACGTCCTGTGCCGCCACCTGGGCTGTGGCCACGCCGTCACCGTGCCCCCGGGAGGCTCCTTCGGCAGCGGGGACGGGCCGCTGAGGCCGGACGCCTTCGGCTGCAGCGGGAGCGAGCGGCACCCGGGCGAGTGCCCCGTGGCGGTGCTGGGGGAGCCCCCCTGCTCCCCGGGGAACGCCGCCGCCGTCAACTGCTCAG GCACCATCAATTCCGTGCGGCTGGTAGAGGGTGAGAGCCGGTGTGACGGGCGGCTGGAGGAGGCCATAACCACCCCAGCCTGGCGCCGTGTGCCTGTGGAGCAGTGGAAGAGATGGGATGTCGACAtggtgtgtgctgtgctgggttGTGGCCTGCCAAAGGAGATCTACACAGCCTTGGGTACGGCACCCACTGCACtgaccagcagctccagggaagtGGAT ACGGAGGACATGCCAGAGGAGATCTCTGATGTCTCAGAGATGGGCCCTGCACCAaccagcagccctgaggagatgGTCATCGTCTGCTCAG GCAGCCGGCGGGTGAGGCtggcgggcggtgccgggcgcTGCGCCGGGCGGGTGGAGGTCTTTGCCGGTGGCACCTGGAGCAGCGTGTGCCAGGAGCGCTGGGACCTGCGGGCCGCCGCCGTTGTGTGccgggagctgggctgtggcgCGGCACTGGAGGCCCCCGGCTCGGCGCGCTTCGGCCCCGGGCCGGGGACAGCGTGGCCGTACGTGGTTGAGTGCGCCGGGAGCGAGGAGTCTCTCTGGGAATGCCCACGCTCGGAAGGGCGCGAGTGcgagcgcggggccggggccggggccgtcTGCTCAG agcagctctccctgcggctggcgggcgggcgcgggcgCTGCAGCGGGtacctggagctgctccacaACGGCACCTGGGGCCGCGTGTGCGCCACCGGCACCagccccggcaccgccgccgccgtctgccggcagctgggctgtggggacgGGGGGCAGCTGGCACCCGCCTCCGCCCAGCAGCCGGCCCCCGCCTGGCTGGCCTGGGTGGGCTGCGAGGAGGGAGCCCGCTCGCTCTGGGGGTGCCCCTCGGCACCCTGGCACCTGCATTCCTGCGGGCCCGGAGGGGACGCCCACGTGGCTTGTGCGGAGGACAACCCCAGCGAGACAGCCAGCACCCCGTGCCCGGACGGGGCCCCCTGCACAG ctgtccccagcagcagcGGCCCTGCGGTGGCCAGGGGGACTGTGCCGGTGCCAAGCGGGCAGGTGGCCAGGGGGACTGTGCCGGTGGCGGTGGTGCTGTGCGTGGTCCTGGGGACGCTGCTGTGCCTGGCCCTGGGCGCCCTGGCCGTGCTGATGTGCCGTGCCCGCGCTTGGCGCCGAG GGCCCGGCAGAGCCGTGGGTGCCATCCCCGACGCCATCTACGAGGAGCTGGACTACAGCGCGATGCCGGAGTACCAGGAGGTGCCCAGTCGCCCAG GTTCCCCGCGGGAGGGCTCAGTGAAGAAGCTGCTGTATTACACCGGGGACAGCGTGGAGGGGAGTGACATCGGGGCAGCCCCAG ATGGCTACGATGATGCCATGGCTGGAATCCTGGATGGCCACAATGATGCCACAGCTGGAACCCTGGATGGCTACGACAATGCCACGGCCGTGCCAGAGGAGTCCCCcactcccagcactggggacaTCTCCGAGGGAGtggcacagaggggctggatcTGTGTCCCACCCACAG GTGGGAGCTGCCCCACTCCAAGTCCCCCCGGAGCCACAGGGGACCCCCCGGGACAGCCCCCGGGGCACATGGACTGTGATGATGTCGGCACCGGCGCCCTGAGGACGTCGCAGTGA
- the LOC135416527 gene encoding LOW QUALITY PROTEIN: scavenger receptor cysteine-rich domain-containing group B protein-like (The sequence of the model RefSeq protein was modified relative to this genomic sequence to represent the inferred CDS: deleted 2 bases in 1 codon), protein MALAGLQRQSWTHGRKQQGPPRPRCWGGRLPPETSVCRPTVARLPWCCRLHRLRRCRYIIPCLRWGCGTCRGWGRSGRWGCCCACSCVGVSGGVEGAGTRRCWARLRPLRAAGSGQLRLVGGGGRCAGRVEVNHDGEWGSVCILEFDWEARWATVVCRQLGCGRVASSSPYALFGQGSGRIWLQPYFCLGTEEVLEECPNFGWGQHQCGHERDAGVICTGEGQAGRARAPTSCQGVPGRAELCRCPGAEAMELRLVGGGPCAGRVEVKLRGHWGSVADDNWDMEDAEVVCQQLGCGSAAGAYAARNQFGRGAELINLVLVDCKGDEATLWDCEIRGWGPYKNNHDYDTAVTCQGRSRAGRDAALPAHPSVPTLHRSRRVFPAGRR, encoded by the exons ATGGCTCTTGCCGGGCTCCAGCGGCAGAGTTGGACCCACGGGAGGAAACAGCAGGGGCCCCCCCGGCCCAGGTGCTGGGGGGGGCGGCTCCCCCCGGAGACATCCGTGTGCCGGCCCACTGTGGCGAG GCTCCCCTGGTGCTGCCGCCTGCACCGGCTCCGGCGCTGCCGCTACATCATCCCCTGCCTGCGCTGGGGGTGCGGGACCTGTCGGGGATGGGGCCGGTCGgggcgctggggctgctgctgtgcctgcagctgtgTGGGGGTGAGTGGCGGGGTGGAGGGAGCGGGGACCCGCCGGTGCTGGGCCCGGCTCAGGCCCCTCCGTGCCGCAGGCTCCGGGCAGCTGCGGCTGgtggggggcggcgggcgctgtGCCGGACGCGTGGAGGTGAATCACGACGGTGAGTGGGGCTCCGTCTGCATCTTGGAGTTCGACTGGGAAGCCCGCTGGGCCACCGTGGTGTGCcggcagctgggctgtggccGCGTGGCCTCGTCGTCCCCGTACGCCCTGTTTGGGCAGGGCAGCGGCCGGATCTGGCTCCAGCCCTACTTCTGCCTTGGCACCgaggaggtgctggaggagtGTCCGAACTTCGGATGGGGCCAGCACCAGTGCGGCCACGAGCGGGATGCGGGGGTGATCTGCACAGGTGAG GGACAGGCTGGCCGTGCCAGGGCACCCACCTCGTGCCAGGGTGTGCcgggcagggctgagctgtgccGGTGTCCCGGTGCAGAGGCCATGGAGCTGAGGCTGGTGGGCGGCGGTCCCTGCGCCGGGAGGGTGGAGGTGAAACTGCGGGGACACTGGGGCTCGGTGGCAGATGACAACTGGGACATGGAGGACGCTGAGGTggtgtgccagcagctgggctgtggctcGGCTGCCGGCGCCTACGCCGCCCGCAACCAGTTTGGCAGAGGGGCCGAGCTCATCAACCTGGTCCTGGTGGACTGCAAGGGGGATGAGGCCACACTGTGGGACTGCGAGATCCGTGGCTGGGGACCTTATAAGAACAACCACGACTATGACACTGCCGTCACCTGCCAAGGTAGGAGCCGGGCTGGGAGGGACGCGGCGCTCCCGGCACATCCCTCAGTGCCAACACTGCACCGCTCCCGCAGGGTTTTCCCGGCTGGTCGGAGGTGA
- the LOC135416528 gene encoding soluble scavenger receptor cysteine-rich domain-containing protein SSC5D-like produces MRLVEGESRCDGRLEEAITTPAWRRVPVEQWKRWDVDMVCAVLGCGLPKEIYTALGMAPTALTSSSREVDVVTEEMDVVTEEMYDISGMGPELTRSLEETEDMPEEISHVLGMGPAPSSSPEEMVIVCSGGCPEKGRGAGAPSSPQPGPSVPAGSRRVRLAGGAGRCAGGVEVYAGGTWSSVCQERWDLRAAAVVCRELGCGAALEAPGSARFGPGPGTAWPYVVECAGSEESLWECPRSEGRECERGAGAGAVCSAVPSSSGPAVARGTVPVPSGQVARGTVPVAVVLCVVLGTLLCLALGALAVLMCRARAWRRGPGRAVGAIPDAIYEELDYSAMPEYQEVPSRPGSPREGSVKKLLYYTGDSVEGSDTGAAPVPAPPALPGHGTPDGYDDAMAGTSDGYDDATAGTLDGYDDAMAGTLDGYDDAMAVPEESPTPSTGDISEGVAQRGWICVPSTGGSCPTPSPPGATRDPPGQPPGHTDCDDVGAGILGMSQ; encoded by the exons ATGCGCCTGGTGGAGGGTGAGAGCCGGTGTGACGGGCGGCTGGAGGAGGCCATAACCACCCCAGCCTGGCGCCGTGTGCCTGTGGAGCAGTGGAAGAGATGGGATGTCGACAtggtgtgtgctgtgctgggttGTGGCCTGCCAAAGGAGATCTACACAGCCTTGGGTATGGCACCCACTGCACtgaccagcagctccagggaggtGGATGTCGTGACGGAGGAGATGGATGTCGTGACGGAGGAGATGTACGACATCTCGGGGATGGGCCCTGAGCTGACCAGGAGCCTCGAGGAGACGGAGGACATGCCAGAGGAGATCTCCCATGTCTTAGGGATGGGCCCTGCACCAagcagcagccctgaggagatgGTCATCGTCTGCTCAGGTGGGTGTCCCGAGAAGGGCCGGGGTGCTGGTGCCCCgagcagcccccagcccggTCCTTCCGTGCCCGCAGGCAGCCGGCGGGTGAGGCtggcgggcggtgccgggcgcTGCGCCGGGGGGGTGGAGGTCTATGCCGGTGGCACCTGGAGCAGCGTGTGCCAGGAGCGCTGGGACCTGCGGGCCGCCGCCGTTGTGTGccgggagctgggctgtggcgCGGCACTGGAGGCCCCCGGCTCGGCGCGCTTCGGCCCCGGGCCGGGGACAGCGTGGCCGTACGTGGTTGAGTGCGCCGGGAGCGAGGAGTCTCTCTGGGAATGCCCACGCTCGGAAGGGCGCGAGTGcgagcgcggggccggggccggggccgtcTGCTCAG ctgtccccagcagcagcGGCCCTGCGGTGGCCAGGGGGACTGTGCCGGTGCCAAGCGGGCAGGTGGCCAGGGGGACTGTGCCGGTGGCGGTGGTGCTGTGCGTGGTCCTGGGGACGCTGCTGTGCCTGGCCCTGGGCGCCCTGGCCGTGCTGATGTGCCGTGCCCGCGCTTGGCGCCGAG GCCCCGGCAGAGCCGTGGGTGCCATCCCCGACGCCATCTACGAGGAGCTGGACTACAGCGCGATGCCGGAGTACCAGGAGGTGCCCAGTCGCCCAG GTTCCCCGCGGGAGGGCTCAGTGAAGAAGCTGCTGTATTACACCGGGGACAGCGTGGAGGGGAGTGACACCGGGGCAGCCCCAG tcccagccccccctgccctgcctgggcatGGAACCCCAGACGGCTACGATGATGCCATGGCTGGAACCTCGGATGGCTACGACGATGCCACAGCTGGAACCCTGGATGGCTACGATGATGCCATGGCTGGAACCCTGGATGGCTACGACGATGCCatggctgtgccagaggagtcccccactcccagcactggggacaTCTCCGAGGGGGTGGCACAGAGAGGCTGGATCTGTGTCCCATCCACAG GTGGGAGCTGCCCCACTCCAAGTCCCCCCGGAGCCACAAGGGACCCCCCGGGACAGCCCCCGGGGCACACGGACTGTGATGATGTCGGCGCCGGCATCCTGGGGATGTCGCAGTGA